TCACCGGAAGGTTCGGATAATGCAAAGGCACTTTGACGAGGAACTGGGGCTCATCAAAAAAAAGCTGGCCGAGATGGCCGGGTTGGCGGAGGGGATGATTTCCCGTGCCGTGCAAGTTTTGGTTGAGCGGGATTCGAAACTGGCGGAAGAAATCTGGCCGGATGAGAAGGAAGTGAATTCAAAGCAGCTGGATATTGATGAGGATTGCCTGAAACTTCTGGCCCTCCACCAGCCGATGGCCACCGATTTGCGCTTCCTGGTGGCCACCCTGCGCATCACCGGAGAGCTGGAACGGATTGCCGACCAGGCGGTCAACATCACTCAGGCGGCCTTGGTGTTGATTGAAAAGCCGGAGCTAAAACCGCTTATCGACATCCCCCGCATGGCCACAGTGGCGGCCGGAATGGTGAAGGATAGCTTGGATTCCTTTGTGAAAAAAGATCCGGCGTTGGCCCGGCAGGTGCTGGAGCGGGACAACGAAGTGGACGCCTATAAGGATCAGATTTTCCGCGAGCTTTTAACCTATATGTTCTCCGACCCCAAATCGATTGAGCGGGCCATCGAACTCATCTTGATCTCTCGCCATCTCGAACGGATTGCCGACCACGCCACCAACATCGCCGAAGACGCCATCTACTACGTGGAAGGGCGCGACGTCCGTCACCACGCCGCCGAGTAGCGTCCCGCTTTTTCGGATTTAGTTCAGTCCGCCAATAAATGAGCCAACCGGGCAAAACCGTACCCCATCAGGGCGCAGCCGGGCAAAGTCAAAATCCAGGCCAGAACGATGTTTCCCGCCACCCCCCAGCGGACGGCGGAAAACTTTTGTGAAGCCCCCACTCCCATAATCGTCGAGCTGATGACGTGTGTGGTGGAAAGGGGAACGCCGATGCGCGAGGCGATTTCAATCAAGGTCCCGGCGCCTGCTTCCGCCGAAAAACCGTGGAAGGGGGTCAAGTGTACGATACGCATCCCCATCGTTTTGATAATCCGCCACCCTCCCATCGCCGTGCCCGCCGCCATCGCCACGGCGCAGAGTAAAATCACCCAGAGGGGGATATGAAAATCGGAGAACTGATAGTAACTCACCAAGGCCATCGTGATAATTCCCATCGTCTTCTGGGCATCGTTGGAACCGTGGCTGTAGGCCATCCAGGCGGCGGAAACAATCTGCAGCCGGCTGAACAGCGTGCCGACCCGCCCCGGATGGGATTTTTGGAAAAAAAAGAAGAGCAGATTGGTCAAAAGCCAGCCAAAGCCGAAAGCAAGGAGCGGAGACAAAAACAGAGGTAAAATCACTTTGGTTGTGATCCCCGAAGTGACCAGAACCTCCGAGCCCCCCATGGCATATCCGGCCCCGATGATGGAAGCCATCAAAGCGTGACTCGAGGAAGTGGGAAGCCCGAAATACCAAGTCAGCAAATCCCAAAGAAAGGCGGAAAGGAGGGCGCAGCCAATCGCCAGTTGGGACATCGCCTGCGGATCCACCAATCCCTTGCCGACAGTGGCGGCGACAGCCGTGCCGGTCAA
This genomic window from Verrucomicrobiia bacterium contains:
- the phoU gene encoding phosphate signaling complex protein PhoU produces the protein MQRHFDEELGLIKKKLAEMAGLAEGMISRAVQVLVERDSKLAEEIWPDEKEVNSKQLDIDEDCLKLLALHQPMATDLRFLVATLRITGELERIADQAVNITQAALVLIEKPELKPLIDIPRMATVAAGMVKDSLDSFVKKDPALARQVLERDNEVDAYKDQIFRELLTYMFSDPKSIERAIELILISRHLERIADHATNIAEDAIYYVEGRDVRHHAAE
- a CDS encoding inorganic phosphate transporter, with the protein product MDSFSLLIVVIVLAVAFDLMNGFHDAANAIATSVSTRVLTPRAAIAMAAVLNFVGALTGTAVAATVGKGLVDPQAMSQLAIGCALLSAFLWDLLTWYFGLPTSSSHALMASIIGAGYAMGGSEVLVTSGITTKVILPLFLSPLLAFGFGWLLTNLLFFFFQKSHPGRVGTLFSRLQIVSAAWMAYSHGSNDAQKTMGIITMALVSYYQFSDFHIPLWVILLCAVAMAAGTAMGGWRIIKTMGMRIVHLTPFHGFSAEAGAGTLIEIASRIGVPLSTTHVISSTIMGVGASQKFSAVRWGVAGNIVLAWILTLPGCALMGYGFARLAHLLAD